ACGGCGAGCTCGTTCCCTTGAAGACGGCGCCGCTGACCCCGGTGGAGACGAAGCAGCTCTGCTACTCCATCCTCACGGACGCCCAGAAGCACAAGTTCGAAGAGGAGAACGAGCTCGACTTGTCCTTCGGCGTGAAGGGGCTGTCCCGCTTCCGCGCCAACATCTTCATGCAGCGCGGCGCCGTCGCGGCGGCGTTCCGGACCATTCCCTTCAAGATCCTGACCTTCCAGGAGCTGGGCCTGCCGCCGGTGGTGGCGGAGCTGGTGAAGAAGCCGCGTGGGCTCATCCTGGTGACGGGGCCCACGGGCTCGGGCAAGTCGACCACGCTGGCCTCGATGATCGACAAGATCAACACCGAGCGTCATGAGCACATCATGACCATCGAGGACCCCATCGAGTACCTGCACCCGCACAAGAACTGCCTCGTGAACCAGCGCGAGGTGGGGGCGGACACGCGGAACTTCAAGACGGCCCTCAAGTACATCCTCCGCCAGGACCCGGACATCGTGCTCGTAGGTGAGCTCCGCGACCTGGAGACGATTGAAGCGGCGCTGACCATCGCGGAGACGGGTCACATCTGCTACGCGACGCTCCACACGAACAGCGCGGTGCAGACCATCAACCGCGTGCTGGACGTGTTCCCGCCGTACCAGCAGCCGCAGGTCCGCGCGCAGATGTCCTTCGTGTTGGAGGGCGTGATGAGCCAGGCGCTGGTGGCGAAGGCGGGCAGCCCCGGCCGCGTGCTGGCGCTGGAGGTGATGGTGCCGAACCCCGCCATCCGGAACCTCATCCGTGAGGACAAGGTCCACCAGATCTACTCGTCCATGCAGGTCGGCCAGGCCAAGTTCGGCATGCAGACCTTCAACCAGGCCCTGGCGTCGCTGCTGCTGCGGCGGATCATCTCCCAGGACGAGGCCTTCGGCCGTTCTAGCGACGCCGAGGAGTTGCGCAACATCCTGGCCACGGGCGGTGGGAACCTGCCCGGGATGCCACAGCAGCGACCAGGCGGGGGAGCGGGTGGTCGTTAGTTCCGGGATTTTGAGAACAGCGGTTAGAGTGGCGCGGCACCCGCGGAGGTCCAGCTCATGGCAGCCCCAGCAGTGAAGTCGGCAGCAGCTCCCAAGAAGGTCACCGCCCAGTTCCTCTGGGAGGCGAAGACCAAGAGCGGGGAGACCAAAAAGGGTGAGATGGAGGCGATGGACATCGAGGCCGTCAACGCGCGCCTCAAGTCCCTGGGCCTGAATCCGACCAAGGTCCGCAAGAAGAGCGTCCTCGACGCCGGCATCTCAATGCCGGGCATTGGCGGCGTCACGGGCAAGGACATCCTCGTCTTCACCCGCCAGTTCGCCACGATGATCGACGCCGGCCTGCCCCTGGTGCAGTGCCTCGACATCCTCGCGACCCAGATGGACAACCCCGCCTTCAAGAAGGTGTTGTTCGCCATCAAGGGCAAGGTGGAGCAGGGAAGTACCTTCGCGGACGCTCTCAAGGAGCACCCCAAGGTCTTCGACGAACTCTACGTCCAGCTCTGCGCCGCGGGTGAAGTGGGCGGTATCCTCGACTCCATCCTCAACCGGCTCGCGGCTTACCGCGAGAAGAACGAGAAGCTGAAGAACAAGGTCAAGAGCGCGATGACCTACCCGGCCATCGTTATCTTGGTGGCCATTGGCGTGACGGCGCTGCTGCTGCTGAAGGTGACGCCAGTGTTCGAGAAGATGTTCTCGGACTTTGGCAGCGCGCTCCCGGGCCCCACGCAGATGGTGGTGGACTTCTCCCACTTGGCGCAGGAGTACATCTTCCACGTCCTCGCGGGCATCTTCGTGTTGGTGACGTCCTTCTCCTGGACCTACCGTCAGCCGAAGGGCCGGAAGTTCTGGGACAAGGTCTTCATCAGTGCGCCGCTGTTCGGGCCGGTGCTTCGGAAGGTCGCCGTGGCGCGCTTCACCCGTACGCTTGGGACGATGCTCTCGTCGGGCGTTCCCATCCTCGACGCCCTGGACGTGACGGCGAAGACGGCGGGCAATCGTACCGTGGAAGAGGCCATCTACTACGTGCGAGGGAAGATCGCCGAAGGTAAGAACATCGCGGGGC
This genomic window from Myxococcus hansupus contains:
- a CDS encoding type II secretion system F family protein, translated to MAAPAVKSAAAPKKVTAQFLWEAKTKSGETKKGEMEAMDIEAVNARLKSLGLNPTKVRKKSVLDAGISMPGIGGVTGKDILVFTRQFATMIDAGLPLVQCLDILATQMDNPAFKKVLFAIKGKVEQGSTFADALKEHPKVFDELYVQLCAAGEVGGILDSILNRLAAYREKNEKLKNKVKSAMTYPAIVILVAIGVTALLLLKVTPVFEKMFSDFGSALPGPTQMVVDFSHLAQEYIFHVLAGIFVLVTSFSWTYRQPKGRKFWDKVFISAPLFGPVLRKVAVARFTRTLGTMLSSGVPILDALDVTAKTAGNRTVEEAIYYVRGKIAEGKNIAGPLLETKVFPSMVVQMIGVGEATGAMDTMLNKIADFYDDEVDSAVNGLTAMIEPLLMVFLGGVVGGFLIAMYLPIFGLAGAIK
- a CDS encoding type IV pilus twitching motility protein PilT; translation: MANLHQLLKAMVEKGASDLHVTTGSPPQLRVDGELVPLKTAPLTPVETKQLCYSILTDAQKHKFEEENELDLSFGVKGLSRFRANIFMQRGAVAAAFRTIPFKILTFQELGLPPVVAELVKKPRGLILVTGPTGSGKSTTLASMIDKINTERHEHIMTIEDPIEYLHPHKNCLVNQREVGADTRNFKTALKYILRQDPDIVLVGELRDLETIEAALTIAETGHICYATLHTNSAVQTINRVLDVFPPYQQPQVRAQMSFVLEGVMSQALVAKAGSPGRVLALEVMVPNPAIRNLIREDKVHQIYSSMQVGQAKFGMQTFNQALASLLLRRIISQDEAFGRSSDAEELRNILATGGGNLPGMPQQRPGGGAGGR